In a single window of the Motilibacter peucedani genome:
- a CDS encoding type IV pilin protein: protein MLARIRKSMENKEQGFTLIELLVVMIIIGILAAIAIPTFLNQRKNGYRTALKSDLKNAATAFETKAVDNSGDYSGLTITAGATGDYQVSNGDTISVQKTGTTGYCLKGVSPKLDTTDVLYFDKKTGLITATDCSAFTY, encoded by the coding sequence ATGCTCGCTCGCATCCGCAAGAGCATGGAGAACAAGGAGCAGGGCTTCACCCTCATCGAGCTCCTCGTTGTCATGATCATCATCGGCATCCTCGCCGCGATCGCCATCCCGACGTTCCTCAACCAGCGCAAGAACGGCTACCGCACCGCGCTGAAGAGCGACCTCAAGAACGCTGCGACCGCATTCGAGACCAAGGCCGTCGACAACTCTGGCGACTACTCCGGTCTGACCATCACCGCGGGCGCCACCGGCGACTACCAGGTCTCCAACGGCGACACCATCAGCGTCCAGAAGACCGGCACCACCGGCTACTGCCTCAAGGGCGTCTCGCCGAAGCTCGACACGACCGACGTCCTCTACTTCGACAAGAAGACCGGTCTGATCACTGCGACCGACTGCAGCGCCTTCACCTACTAG